The following coding sequences lie in one Salmo salar chromosome ssa13, Ssal_v3.1, whole genome shotgun sequence genomic window:
- the dhh gene encoding desert hedgehog protein: MKVSSWWVSLAWLGLLAIYTWSSLVQGCGPGPGYGFRHRSRKPTPMPYKTYFPKLSENNLGASGRSEGKITRNSERFNELVCNYNPDIIFKDEEKTLADRFMTKRCKDCLNKLAIAVMNHWPGTKLRVTEAWDEDGHHPPDSLHYEGRAVDITTSDRVLDKYGMLAQLAVEAGFDFVYYESKHHVHCSVKADHSVAVEKGGCFPAWARVSVAGGGQKTLASLEPGDRVLALSESGRVVLSRVLLFLHQDHESRSTFLVLTTQDGHRLALTPHHLVFLAPHYELHHSEYQARFASRAKRGDNVLVHGADGRLQPSRIVSISQEERMGVYAPLTEHGTLFVDGVLASSYALIEDHRLAHWAFGPLRLLLSVIQLVRGEGTQGAQVTEAEREHTKTPTHCNTHQKSLRVWGNQKLSSPGVYVNTNTSDRQSNWTSVPINRDIEGGNCDSVRDKVLSVHWYARLLHRLGQICLDPETFHP, from the exons ATGAAGGTGTCCTCCTGGTGGGTAAGCCTGGCATGGCTTGGCCTGCTCGCCATCTACACATGGAGCTCCCTGGTCCAGGGGTGCGGGCCAGGCCCTGGGTACGGCTTCCGCCATAGGTCCAGGAAACCCACCCCCATGCCTTACAAGACCTACTTCCCCAAACTTTCTGAGAACAACCTGGGTGCCAGTGGGAGGTCAGAGGGAAAGATCACACGCAACTCAGAACGCTTTAATGAACTGGTGTGTAACTACAACCCTGATATCATCTTCAAAGATGAGGAGAAAACTCTTGCTGACCGATTCATGACCAAG cGCTGTAAGGACTGCCTCAACAAGCTGGCCATAGCGGTGATGAACCACTGGCCTGGGACGAAGCTGAGGGTGACAGAGGCCTGGGATGAGGACGGCCATCACCCCCCTGACTCTCTTCACTATGAGGGGAGGGCCGTGGACATCACCACGTCGGACCGCGTCCTGGACAAGTACGGCATGCTAGCCCAGCTGGCTGTGGAGGCTGGCTTCGACTTTGTGTACTATGAGTCCAAGCACCACGTGCACTGCTCTGTCAAAGCTG ATCACTCAGTGGCAGTGGAGAAAGGGGGCTGTTTCCCTGCCTGGGCCCGGGTGAGTGTAGCCGGAGGCGGACAGAAGACCCTGGCGTCCCTGGAGCCTGGAGACAGAGTGTTGGCCCTGTCTGAGTCAGGACGCGTCGTCCTCAGCCGTGTCCTTCTTTTTTTACACCAGGACCATGAGAGCAGGTCCACTTTCCTCGTCCTGACCACACAAGATGGCCACCGCCTTGCCCTCACTCCCCACCACCTGGTCTTCCTGGCCCCCCATTACGAACTCCACCACAGTGAGTACCAGGCTCGGTTCGCCAGTAGAGCAAAACGGGGAGACAATGTACTCGTCCATGGAGCAGACGGTCGACTACAACCATCTCGGATTGTTTCGATATCACAGGAGGAAAGGATGGGAGTTTACGCACCCCTGACTGAACACGGCACTCTGTTTGTGGATGGGGTGCTGGCATCCAGCTATGCACTtatagaggaccatagactggcaCACTGGGCATTTGGGCCTCTGAGACTGCTGCTCTCGGTCATCCAGCTAGTTCGGGGGGAGGGCACACAGGGGGCGCAGGtcacagaagcagagagagagcacacgAAGACGCCCACTCACTGCAACACTCACCAGAAGAGCCTGAGAGTTTGGGGGAATCAGAAACTCAGCAGCCCAGGCGTGTATGTGAATACAAACACTTCCGACAGACAAAGTAATTGGACCTCTGTACCCATAAACAGAGACATTGAGGGAGGGAACTGTGACTCCGTGCGAGATAAAGTTCTGAGTGTGCACTGGTATGCTAGGCTGCTACACCGGCTTGGACAGATCTGTCTAGACCCGGAGACATTTCATCCctaa